The following are from one region of the Calypte anna isolate BGI_N300 chromosome 13, bCalAnn1_v1.p, whole genome shotgun sequence genome:
- the LOC103535797 gene encoding neuropeptide Y receptor type 2: protein MGPLEGANSTLTMEKSALDGKLPEGWHAKEFVSPSQDLSGSRSVMMDSTKILGVQVILIAAYSLIILLGFIGNSLVIYIIVKYKTMRTVTNFFIANLALADLMVDTLCLPFTLVYTLLDEWKFGAVLCHLVPYAQALSVHVSTLTLTVIALDRYRCIVFHLDSRISKRLSFTIIAVMWLAAAVLACPLAIFREYRYEEIPSINLKMAVCSEKWPSGNNRDATIYSLSMLLLQYVFPLAIICYAYTRIWFKLKNHVSPTSRNENQCRRRKTTKMLVMVVVVFAVCWLPFHIFQLAIDLDLVLIFHEYKLLYTVFHVGAMCSTFVNPLLYGWMNKNYRNGFLMFFRCQNKPESIHTEGSVRGRSYIFRANTLNGSIKQTPGNGPVPTEV, encoded by the coding sequence ATGGGACCTTTGGAGGGAGCCAACAGCACCCTCACCATGGAGAAGTCAGCATTGGATGGGAAGCTGCCAGAGGGTTGGCATGCCAAGGAATTTGTCAGTCCTAGCCAGGATCTCTCTGGGTCCCGCAGTGTTATGATGGACAGCACTAAGATCCTGGGGGTCCAGGTCATTCTGATTGCTGCTTACTCCCTCATCATTCTGCTGGGCTTCATTGGCAACTCCTTGGTCATCTACATCATAGTGAAGTACAAGACCATGAGGACTGTCACCAACTTCTTCATAGCTAACCTAGCCCTGGCAGATCTGATGGTGGACACTCTCTGTCTGCCTTTCACCTTAGTGTACACACTGCTGGATGAGTGGAAGTTTGGAGCTGTTCTTTGTCATCTGGTCCCTTATGCTCAAGCTCTAAGTGTCCATGTGTCCACACTCACCCTAACAGTGATTGCCCTGGATAGGTACAGGTGTATTGTTTTCCACCTGGACAGCAGGATTTCCAAGAGGCTCAGCTTCACCATCATAGCTGTCAtgtggctggcagcagctgtcCTAGCATGTCCTCTGGCCATCTTCAGAGAGTACCGCTACGAGGAGATCCCCTCCATCAACCTCAAAATGGCTGTCTGCTCAGAAAAATGGCCTTCTGGTAATAACAGAGATGCCACAATCTACAGCCTCTCCATGCTCCTCCTGCAGTatgtttttcctcttgcaaTTATTTGTTATGCCTATACCAGGATCTGGTTCAAGCTGAAAAACCACGTCAGTCCCACTTCTAGGAATGAAAACCagtgcaggaggaggaagacaaCCAAGATGCTGGTGATGGTAGTCGTGGTATTTGCTGTCTGTTGGCTCCCTTTCCATATATTCCAGCTTGCCATCGATCTTGATCTGGTCCTTATCTTCCATGAGTACAAACTCCTGTACACTGTGTTCCACGTTGGGGCCATGTGCTCTACATTTGTCAACCCCTTGCTCTATGGATGGATGAACAAGAACTACAGGAATGGCTTCCTGATGTTCTTCCGTTGCCAGAACAAGCCAGAAAGCATCCACACTGAAGGCTCAGTCAGAGGCAGGTCGTACATTTTCAGGGCAAACACCCTAAATGGGAGCATCAAACAGACTCCTGGCAATGGACCAGTGCCCACAGAGGTTTAG